The Chloroflexota bacterium region CTGGTTAACATGAAATACCCGCTCATTGGGTCCCTTACTTTGGTCAGCGGTCTGGCAAGAAGGATTGCTCCCTTGGAGACAAGCCTCCGTAAGAATGGCCAACCTTCGATCCTGCCGCCGCGCACGTAGCGGCTGGCTATGGCAACATCCGCCCCATTCTCGATAGCTGCCACCAGTTCGGGGAGGGCCTCGGGTGGGTGCTGTAAATCAGCATCTATCACCCCCATCATGTCTCCCCTGGCATTCCCGAAGCCCTCCAGAATTGCTGTGCCTAGTCCGCGCACACCTTCCCGCTTTATTACCCTTACGGGGTAGCTGTTGGCTAAGCTGGCTGCTGACTCTGCGGTGCCGTCTGGACTGTTGTCGTCAACCACTAATATCTCGTAATCTTGCCCGGCCAAGGCTGCTCCTACTCTTTCTATCAAAGGCTTTATGT contains the following coding sequences:
- a CDS encoding polyprenol monophosphomannose synthase; translated protein: MSNALALTGGQVKISVVVPTYQEKQNIKPLIERVGAALAGQDYEILVVDDNSPDGTAESAASLANSYPVRVIKREGVRGLGTAILEGFGNARGDMMGVIDADLQHPPEALPELVAAIENGADVAIASRYVRGGRIEGWPFLRRLVSKGAILLARPLTKVRDPMSGYFMLTRGAVEGKGFSSQGYKLLLEILVKGSYRRVKEVPYTFGSRHAGKSKLNSAEYVRYLGLLFNLYLYKARQVLAPSRGDTGTKML